Proteins co-encoded in one Flavobacterium fluviale genomic window:
- a CDS encoding GAF domain-containing protein, which translates to MDIQFFKESPFTTIISFHKLIESFEEIALSNVDYRSNYAKAILKQIESIPELRTGIQDYSVIKENEALIKNILADLFPTALTHNEIKAVTIPFQNISFNYSERFKKILKNAGDEFYMEIRDFDEHQFYINNCCLILSSYYKQHIDFNKPFFYDIPDESGVEKHYRILYNADFMEIIPTENAVSLTQEDIDQLIDNYNDINLWKSKFPKGSWILRGFGIVSLFDATTESAISTLKSNLLKPGAKTVTTDQEISNIFQSIFNLPKLKVGFIIYNPEEEKFIRPAKYENQLKSFLLSADQEVDCKNAFFGCSFENLLDKKEPFVISNVTKFTEESTNKRLGEHLLSQNIHSCIFAPVIRNGHLLGVVELVSENPRDLNSVNATKLELVLPYLTDTIDRYNTDMQHQVEAIIQREYTTIHPSVYWKFKKESQNYFQNLNHTKDYIFKEIVFKNVFPLYGQIDIKSSSEHRNETVKTDLKSQLTALLEIFDNQDPNSNLVLLEQRKFELESLRNELDFPLKADTEQHIQRYIEEEIHPILKNTKSNAKNEKLEKLYFESLDEKTGMFYQERKKFDNAMSIINKRLATVLDKKQVEAQQIYPHYYERFKTDGVEHNLYIGASISPTKPFDIMYLHNLRLWQLQTLCEMELEHHELKESLPYELDVTSLILVFSSPLSIRFRMDEKRFDVDGTYNARYEVVKKRIDKSNIKGTNERITEKEKITIVYSQNSEEAEYLKYIKYLQHKKILEPSIEQFEVEDLQGVSGLRAIRVKVINNNSKPGVKKITYQDLLDELN; encoded by the coding sequence ATGGATATTCAATTTTTTAAAGAAAGTCCCTTCACTACCATTATATCATTTCATAAGCTGATTGAATCTTTTGAAGAAATTGCTTTGTCAAATGTTGATTACAGATCGAATTACGCAAAAGCCATTTTAAAACAAATCGAATCTATCCCAGAATTACGAACTGGAATTCAAGATTATTCGGTTATTAAAGAAAATGAAGCTTTAATCAAAAACATTTTAGCCGATCTATTTCCTACAGCATTAACCCATAACGAGATAAAGGCGGTTACTATTCCATTTCAAAATATCTCCTTTAATTACTCAGAGCGTTTTAAGAAAATTCTAAAAAATGCAGGAGACGAATTTTATATGGAAATTCGTGATTTCGACGAGCATCAATTTTACATTAATAACTGCTGCTTAATTTTGAGCAGTTATTACAAACAGCATATCGATTTCAACAAACCATTTTTTTATGATATTCCAGACGAAAGCGGTGTCGAAAAACATTACCGAATTTTGTACAATGCAGATTTCATGGAAATTATTCCGACTGAAAATGCTGTCTCGCTAACTCAGGAAGATATCGATCAGTTGATTGATAATTATAATGATATTAATTTGTGGAAATCTAAATTCCCAAAAGGAAGCTGGATTTTAAGAGGTTTCGGAATTGTTTCTTTATTTGATGCGACGACAGAAAGCGCTATTTCTACATTGAAAAGTAACCTACTGAAACCTGGAGCCAAAACAGTTACAACAGATCAAGAAATTTCTAATATTTTCCAGTCCATTTTTAATCTTCCCAAATTAAAAGTTGGCTTTATTATTTACAATCCCGAAGAAGAAAAATTTATTAGACCGGCAAAATACGAAAACCAATTAAAAAGTTTTTTACTTTCTGCCGATCAGGAAGTGGATTGTAAAAATGCTTTTTTTGGATGTTCTTTCGAAAATTTATTAGATAAAAAAGAACCTTTCGTTATTTCTAATGTTACTAAATTTACAGAAGAATCAACCAATAAAAGACTTGGAGAGCATCTTTTATCGCAAAATATTCACAGCTGTATTTTTGCTCCTGTTATTAGAAACGGACATTTATTAGGTGTTGTAGAATTGGTTTCCGAAAATCCACGAGATTTAAATAGTGTGAATGCTACAAAACTAGAATTGGTACTTCCTTATTTGACAGACACAATAGATCGCTACAATACAGACATGCAGCATCAAGTTGAAGCGATTATTCAACGTGAGTATACTACGATTCACCCGAGTGTTTACTGGAAATTCAAAAAGGAATCGCAGAACTATTTTCAAAATCTAAATCATACGAAAGATTATATTTTTAAAGAAATTGTTTTTAAAAATGTATTTCCGCTTTATGGGCAAATTGATATAAAAAGTTCTTCAGAACATCGAAATGAAACTGTAAAAACTGATTTAAAAAGCCAGCTTACCGCTCTTTTGGAAATTTTCGATAATCAGGATCCGAATTCTAACTTAGTTCTTTTGGAACAAAGAAAATTTGAATTAGAATCGCTTCGAAATGAATTGGATTTCCCTTTAAAAGCTGATACGGAACAGCACATTCAACGCTATATTGAAGAAGAAATTCACCCGATTCTTAAAAACACAAAAAGTAACGCTAAAAACGAAAAATTAGAAAAACTATACTTTGAAAGTCTGGACGAAAAAACAGGAATGTTTTATCAGGAAAGAAAGAAATTTGACAACGCAATGTCAATCATTAATAAAAGACTGGCAACGGTTTTAGATAAAAAACAAGTTGAAGCACAGCAAATTTATCCGCATTATTACGAGCGTTTTAAAACGGATGGTGTAGAGCATAATTTGTATATCGGTGCTTCAATTTCGCCAACCAAACCATTCGATATCATGTATCTGCACAATCTTCGTTTGTGGCAGTTACAGACTTTGTGCGAAATGGAATTGGAACATCACGAACTTAAGGAATCACTTCCTTATGAATTGGATGTTACGTCTTTGATTTTGGTTTTCAGTTCGCCTCTTTCAATTCGTTTTAGAATGGATGAAAAACGTTTTGATGTGGACGGAACTTATAATGCCAGATATGAAGTCGTTAAAAAACGAATTGACAAATCGAACATTAAAGGAACAAACGAAAGAATTACAGAGAAAGAAAAGATTACAATTGTTTATTCTCAAAACAGCGAAGAAGCAGAGTATTTAAAATATATTAAATACTTACAGCACAAGAAAATTCTTGAACCTTCGATAGAACAATTTGAAGTTGAAGATCTTCAAGGTGTTTCTGGTTTGAGAGCTATTCGTGTAAAAGTGATCAATAACAATTCAAAACCAGGAGTAAAAAAGATTACTTATCAAGATTTATTAGATGAGCTCAACTAA
- a CDS encoding Pycsar system effector family protein, producing the protein MNLIEQSEDFVSNLLKDKLSNLYSYHNFNHTFTVVNAVKELCKKEDVEGDEKEALLVAAWFHDTGYIEGYENHEKASAKIATDFLREKGKSEDFIALITSLILATAKDYEPKTHLEKIIKDADYAHLRDEEYATTCELLRLELKNTGVVNFSSAEWTRENLKFLLNRHRFYTDYALRKWQPLKEKNLLLIQKKINKQELKAAAAIEEENKKKEKLEKPDRGIDTLFRVTLGNHTRLSGIADSKANILLSVNAIIISIALSSIIPKLDSPKNAHLVIPTFIMLMSSVITIIFAILSTRPKVTSGFFTRSDVEAKKVNLMFFGNFYKMPLEDYDWAMNEMMKDRDYLYSTMIKDLYYLGLVLQRKYNLLRIAYNFFMFGLIITVISFVIAFKSI; encoded by the coding sequence ATGAATCTAATAGAACAATCCGAAGATTTCGTCAGTAATTTACTCAAAGATAAACTTTCTAATCTATATTCTTATCATAATTTTAACCATACTTTCACAGTGGTTAATGCGGTAAAAGAACTTTGCAAAAAAGAAGATGTAGAAGGTGATGAAAAAGAGGCACTTTTGGTTGCGGCTTGGTTTCATGACACAGGATATATTGAGGGATATGAAAACCATGAAAAGGCAAGCGCCAAAATAGCGACCGATTTTTTAAGAGAAAAAGGAAAGTCTGAAGATTTTATAGCACTTATTACCAGTTTGATTTTGGCTACAGCCAAAGATTATGAGCCTAAAACGCATTTAGAAAAAATTATTAAAGACGCAGATTATGCTCACTTAAGAGATGAAGAGTATGCTACAACCTGCGAATTATTGCGCTTAGAACTTAAAAATACTGGAGTTGTAAACTTTTCCAGCGCTGAATGGACACGGGAAAATTTAAAATTTCTATTAAACAGACATCGTTTTTACACTGATTATGCATTGAGAAAATGGCAGCCTTTAAAGGAAAAAAACCTGCTTCTTATTCAGAAAAAAATAAATAAACAGGAATTGAAAGCCGCAGCTGCGATTGAGGAAGAAAATAAAAAGAAAGAAAAACTGGAAAAACCAGATCGTGGCATCGATACATTATTTCGTGTTACACTTGGAAATCACACCCGCTTAAGCGGCATTGCCGATAGTAAAGCCAATATTTTATTGTCTGTAAATGCTATTATAATTTCAATTGCATTATCGTCTATAATTCCAAAATTAGATAGTCCGAAAAATGCACATTTGGTTATTCCGACTTTTATAATGCTGATGTCTAGTGTTATTACAATTATTTTTGCAATTCTTTCAACACGTCCAAAAGTAACTTCTGGCTTTTTTACACGCAGTGACGTAGAAGCCAAAAAAGTAAATTTAATGTTCTTCGGAAATTTCTATAAAATGCCCCTCGAAGATTACGATTGGGCAATGAACGAAATGATGAAGGACCGTGATTACTTGTATTCTACAATGATCAAAGATTTGTATTATCTCGGGTTGGTTTTACAACGAAAATATAATTTACTACGAATTGCCTACAACTTTTTCATGTTCGGATTAATTATCACGGTAATCTCGTTTGTAATTGCTTTTAAATCTATTTAA
- a CDS encoding metallophosphoesterase, which produces MKLFLDNHFIAKIKTGTAALIVLFLVYSCATHKPQYGKNVSANENENATDSIKIAHTFFLVGDAGNADEAPAQQTLELLHQKLKKANKKSTLLFLGDNIYPKGFPSDKNAADIALAETKLNNQLKLAKGFKGKTVFIPGNHDWYNGIKGLELQADFVTKQLNNKKAFLPRNSCAIEDVKIDSTTTLVTIDSEWFLEDWDDHPTINDNCEIKTREDFFDELENILNKNQEKTVVLAIHHPLLSNGTHGGQFSLEKQLFPLEKKIPLPIIGSFINLLRKTSGVSPQDIQNKQYTIYAKRIKTLLQKQKNVIVVSGHDHNLQFISKENIQQIISGAGSKSEAARAVNENDFSYGGHGYATLTLFKSGDAKVSYYGNENNKEKLLFEREIIKAKEINWATDIPNSFPSKITTSIYSQKMTNKSLFHKFLFGQHYRKYYSMPIEAKVATIDTIMGGLKPIREGGGHQSVSLRMSDPKGREYVMRGMKKSATVFLQSVAFKDQYVVNEFEDTYAENFLFDFYTTSHPYAPFVIGSMSDKIGLAHTNPVLYYIPRQKGLGEFNAGFGDQLYMVEERPADNHLDGKNFGNPTNIIGTVDMMLNLHKDEKYSVDEKEYIKARLFDMLIGDWDRHSDQWRWAEYKKDGKVIYKPIPRDRDQAFAKYDGTLLSILMNIPALRHMRTFKYKIDNVKWLSREPYPMDLAFLRTSGEKEWIEQAKFIQENLSDKDIENAFKNMPKEVQDGTVEEIIAKLKNRKRELQKYASKYSDVLNKTVMIAGTDKKDKFVLNHNAKKSIEIQVFRVKKEGDELQYSKTVTDAKTKNLWIYGLDDNDVFEVKGDQKSKIKVRLIGGQNNDTYNIENGRKVIVYDFKSKENTYNLDSKTQTQLTDDYDVNLYNYEKPKYNVVSGLPNIGFNPDDGVKVGINLNYTVNNFKQNPYTQRHVLNAFYYFATGGLEFNYAAHFPGLLGKWVIDVESLYTTPNFAMNYFGYGNETTYDDDEVSLDYNRVRIRKFNASGAVRHVGRYGSEFSIQPMYQRMTVEETENRYIDIPNIVNPDVFETQNFGGLKVKYLFKNSDFAAKPNLGMAFMLAATWTANLSETKQNFPTLESFLGFTHKLDKNGKLVLATYVKGKAILNNNYEFYQGATLGGDTDLRGFRNERFLGSSYFSQSSDLRLSLGRIRKTIAPFTYGILGGFDYGRVWLDGEDSKKWHHDYGGGLWLNAINILTARISYFKSPDEIGRVIFGAAYSF; this is translated from the coding sequence ATGAAATTGTTTTTGGATAATCATTTTATTGCCAAAATTAAAACTGGAACAGCTGCATTAATAGTGCTTTTCCTAGTTTATTCTTGCGCCACTCACAAACCTCAATACGGAAAAAATGTAAGCGCGAACGAAAATGAAAACGCGACTGATTCTATAAAAATTGCTCACACTTTTTTTCTTGTTGGAGATGCTGGAAATGCCGATGAAGCGCCGGCTCAGCAGACACTTGAGCTATTACATCAAAAATTAAAAAAGGCGAATAAAAAATCTACTTTACTGTTTTTAGGAGATAATATTTATCCTAAAGGTTTTCCGAGTGATAAAAACGCCGCAGACATTGCTTTGGCAGAAACAAAGCTTAACAATCAATTAAAACTGGCTAAAGGTTTTAAAGGAAAAACTGTTTTTATCCCTGGTAACCACGATTGGTACAATGGTATAAAGGGCTTAGAGCTGCAAGCAGATTTTGTAACGAAACAGCTTAACAATAAAAAAGCTTTTTTACCTAGAAATTCCTGTGCGATTGAAGATGTCAAAATTGATAGTACTACTACGTTAGTAACTATTGATAGTGAGTGGTTTCTGGAAGATTGGGACGACCACCCCACTATTAATGACAATTGCGAAATTAAGACTCGAGAAGATTTCTTTGACGAACTGGAAAATATCTTAAATAAAAACCAAGAAAAAACGGTTGTCTTAGCGATTCATCATCCTTTATTAAGCAACGGAACTCACGGAGGCCAATTTTCTTTGGAAAAACAATTATTTCCACTGGAGAAAAAGATTCCACTTCCAATAATCGGATCTTTTATTAATTTACTGCGAAAGACATCTGGAGTGAGTCCGCAGGATATTCAGAATAAACAATATACGATTTATGCCAAAAGAATTAAAACACTTTTGCAAAAGCAGAAAAATGTAATTGTGGTTTCTGGCCATGATCATAATCTGCAATTCATCAGTAAAGAAAATATCCAGCAGATTATCAGCGGTGCGGGTTCAAAATCTGAAGCAGCAAGAGCTGTCAACGAAAATGATTTTTCGTATGGAGGACATGGTTATGCAACCTTAACTTTATTTAAAAGCGGTGACGCAAAAGTTTCTTATTATGGAAATGAAAACAATAAAGAAAAACTACTTTTTGAACGTGAAATTATAAAAGCTAAAGAAATCAACTGGGCAACGGATATTCCGAATAGTTTTCCATCAAAAATTACAACTTCCATCTATTCTCAAAAAATGACTAATAAAAGTTTATTCCATAAATTTTTATTTGGGCAGCATTACAGAAAATATTACAGTATGCCAATTGAGGCTAAAGTAGCGACTATAGATACGATAATGGGTGGTTTGAAACCTATTCGCGAAGGCGGAGGACATCAATCTGTTTCTTTGAGAATGTCTGATCCAAAAGGACGTGAATATGTAATGCGCGGCATGAAAAAAAGTGCTACTGTATTTTTACAATCTGTAGCTTTTAAAGATCAATATGTTGTGAATGAATTTGAAGACACTTATGCCGAAAATTTCTTGTTTGATTTCTACACGACTTCTCATCCCTATGCTCCATTTGTAATTGGAAGCATGTCAGATAAAATAGGTTTGGCACATACCAATCCAGTTTTATATTATATTCCGAGACAAAAAGGTTTAGGGGAATTTAATGCCGGTTTTGGCGACCAATTGTATATGGTTGAAGAAAGACCGGCTGATAATCATTTAGATGGTAAAAATTTTGGAAATCCAACTAATATTATCGGAACAGTTGATATGATGCTGAATCTTCATAAAGACGAAAAATATTCTGTTGATGAAAAAGAATATATTAAAGCCCGCTTGTTTGACATGCTGATTGGCGATTGGGACAGACATAGTGACCAATGGCGCTGGGCAGAATACAAAAAAGATGGAAAGGTTATTTATAAACCAATTCCGAGAGATAGAGATCAGGCTTTTGCAAAATATGATGGGACTTTGCTTTCCATTTTAATGAACATTCCTGCACTTCGCCATATGCGTACATTTAAATACAAAATAGACAACGTAAAATGGTTAAGCAGAGAACCTTACCCAATGGATTTGGCTTTTTTAAGAACTTCAGGCGAAAAAGAATGGATTGAGCAGGCAAAATTCATCCAAGAAAATTTATCTGACAAGGATATTGAAAACGCTTTCAAAAACATGCCAAAAGAAGTTCAGGATGGTACAGTCGAAGAAATTATTGCCAAACTAAAAAACAGAAAAAGAGAGCTTCAAAAATATGCATCCAAATATTCTGATGTGCTGAACAAAACGGTTATGATTGCCGGTACAGATAAAAAAGACAAGTTTGTATTGAACCATAATGCTAAAAAAAGTATTGAAATTCAGGTTTTCAGGGTAAAAAAAGAAGGTGACGAATTACAATATTCAAAAACTGTAACAGATGCCAAAACCAAAAATTTATGGATTTATGGTTTAGACGATAATGATGTTTTTGAAGTAAAAGGAGATCAGAAATCTAAAATTAAAGTTCGCTTAATCGGAGGTCAAAACAATGACACTTACAATATCGAAAACGGAAGAAAAGTTATTGTATATGATTTTAAATCAAAAGAGAACACTTATAATTTAGATTCAAAAACTCAAACACAGTTAACAGACGATTACGATGTGAATCTATATAACTATGAAAAACCGAAATACAATGTCGTATCTGGTCTTCCTAACATTGGTTTTAATCCAGACGACGGTGTAAAAGTGGGTATTAATTTAAATTATACTGTTAACAATTTCAAACAGAATCCTTATACACAAAGACATGTTTTAAATGCTTTTTACTACTTTGCGACAGGCGGTTTGGAATTTAATTATGCTGCACATTTCCCAGGTCTACTAGGAAAATGGGTTATTGATGTGGAATCGCTTTATACAACTCCAAATTTTGCAATGAATTATTTTGGATACGGAAACGAAACTACTTATGACGATGACGAAGTTAGTTTGGATTACAATCGTGTTCGTATTCGTAAATTTAATGCTTCGGGAGCAGTTCGCCATGTTGGTCGTTACGGAAGTGAATTTAGTATACAGCCAATGTATCAAAGAATGACAGTTGAGGAAACTGAAAATAGATACATCGACATTCCGAATATTGTAAATCCAGATGTTTTTGAAACCCAGAATTTTGGTGGTTTAAAAGTTAAATACCTTTTCAAAAACTCTGATTTTGCTGCAAAACCAAATTTGGGCATGGCTTTTATGCTTGCTGCAACCTGGACTGCAAATTTATCTGAAACGAAACAAAATTTTCCAACCTTGGAAAGCTTCTTAGGATTTACACATAAATTAGATAAAAATGGTAAATTGGTTTTAGCGACTTATGTTAAAGGTAAAGCCATTTTAAATAACAATTATGAATTTTACCAAGGTGCTACACTGGGAGGTGATACTGATTTAAGAGGTTTTAGAAATGAACGCTTTTTAGGAAGTTCGTATTTCTCTCAAAGTTCTGATTTACGTTTAAGTTTAGGTAGAATCAGAAAAACGATTGCCCCTTTTACGTATGGAATTTTAGGTGGTTTCGACTACGGAAGAGTTTGGCTTGATGGAGAAGATTCTAAAAAATGGCATCACGATTACGGCGGCGGACTTTGGTTAAACGCCATCAATATTTTAACCGCAAGAATCTCTTATTTTAAATCTCCTGATGAAATAGGAAGAGTTATTTTTGGAGCGGCATATAGTTTTTAA
- a CDS encoding NHL repeat-containing protein, whose protein sequence is MKKSFLAAASIVLLACQQQSADDLKTLYSLPKKLKEVSGITYFPEKNIIYTLEDSGNKNAIYAIDSKGKLEKTITISNAENIDWEDITKDKSGNIYIGDFGNNDNERRDLCIYKIAKGELNKDQAKAEYKVSFSYTEQTEFPPKKKEMFYDVEGFFEQGGYFYLFTKNRSKGFDGTAFIYKIKNAQGTQKAVKIGEFKTCNNYNHCVLTSATISPDGKKVALLSHDKVLLFKGFKGDLFHKGTHTEINLNHFSQKEAIVFKDNNTLLIADEKTNKVGGNVYEFKLK, encoded by the coding sequence ATGAAAAAATCTTTTTTAGCAGCAGCTTCTATAGTTTTATTGGCTTGCCAGCAGCAGTCGGCAGATGATTTGAAAACGCTTTATTCGCTTCCAAAAAAATTAAAAGAGGTTTCTGGAATTACTTATTTTCCTGAAAAAAATATAATTTACACGTTAGAAGACAGCGGTAATAAAAATGCAATTTATGCAATTGATTCTAAAGGAAAATTAGAAAAAACAATTACAATCTCTAATGCAGAAAATATTGATTGGGAAGATATTACAAAAGATAAATCTGGAAATATTTACATTGGTGATTTTGGGAATAATGATAATGAACGCAGAGATTTATGTATTTATAAAATTGCGAAAGGAGAATTAAACAAAGATCAGGCTAAAGCCGAATATAAAGTTTCATTTTCTTATACAGAACAAACCGAATTTCCTCCAAAGAAAAAAGAAATGTTTTATGATGTGGAAGGTTTTTTTGAACAAGGCGGCTACTTTTATCTTTTTACAAAAAACAGAAGTAAAGGTTTTGATGGAACTGCATTTATTTACAAAATCAAAAATGCACAAGGAACTCAAAAAGCAGTAAAAATTGGCGAGTTTAAAACTTGTAATAATTACAATCATTGTGTTTTAACAAGCGCCACAATAAGTCCAGACGGAAAAAAAGTAGCTTTATTGAGTCATGATAAAGTTCTTTTGTTTAAAGGTTTTAAAGGAGATTTATTCCACAAAGGAACTCATACAGAAATTAATCTGAATCATTTTTCTCAAAAAGAAGCCATAGTTTTTAAAGACAATAACACTCTACTTATCGCCGACGAAAAAACGAATAAAGTAGGAGGGAATGTTTATGAGTTTAAATTAAAGTGA